gaaatatttaaccaatttttattttcattccaaTACAGCAAGATTAGGTACAGTGCTGTCAATCATGATAAACAAGAAATGTACAgtacatgaaaatttaaaaagcagatgtatacaaaaaaaaatggaaatttacaaTAAGCTTTGCATGTCATTGGGATATTTTTGTGGCATTTTTTTACCAGTGAaagtccattttgtgtccaataatagaAGTGAAATTCAAAGAACCAACTGACATGATAGCACCAAGAACAACGTTAGCCTATACCGCCAAAACTAAAGGCTGTTGAAAACTTGggatttttttttcgttatttttcaattttcattttttcatattacaaaatttagggaacacattaatttttttttttttttactactgttttttattttttttttgatattttatattttttaaacatgaaattttttttttggctatttttttttttcacttggaGAAACACACGTAATTATAGAGAAAACCTAGGTACAGCAGTTGTCAATcatgataaacaaaaaatgtacagtgcatgaaaattcaaaaagctgatgttcacaaaacaaaaaatggaaattcgCAATAAGCATTGCTTGTCATTCTAACATGTATCGCAATTATAATATAACTAGAATTTATCATTGATATCTCTTGTTAATTTACATAGATTAGGGGCAAAGTTACACTGAGCTCCAGTAGAGTCCTCAGCTACagatttttaggaaataatcgCAGTATCTAAAATTCATATGaatgttctaaaatatacacaggAATAATAGATATCAGtagttgacaataattgaaaaacataagaGCAAAAGTTGATAATGCATTTCacaacaaatattaataaaaattcgaaCAATAGCTATTTAAAACGAGTTACGATTATGTtaataacttgaaaatttttttcacttatagttttcattgattttttcgttttttttatttttcatattttaaaatataatcaaaagtGAGGTTACAAAGAAAGCCTATAGACAACAAGAAGGATTCAAATACAGCAAGATTATGTACAGTAGTTGTcaatcatgaaaaattaaaaagtctCAAAACCTgaagtaaataatgaaaatgacacaccataaaaattacaattacatAAAAATTTCTGAATCTAGTCgatataaaaacaatgtatggAAAAGCTTAAAGTGAGTTTGTTGTGGCTCACTAAAAATAGTACATAAAAGCTGAAGCATTAATGCAGCACTCaatctaatttttaaattcatcaGATAACAAGGACTCGtttgaaacaaatgaaaatacaTGCAAAAGGATTTAATGGAGAATTTCACAAAATGctgtaaattattaaatattgggcgctccagaattaTTCGTACCAATGTGGGGATTAAGTGAGGCAAAGTAAAGCAAAAGGAAATTGCCCTGGTACAGAAACTTCGGGTGCCCAAATATTGAAATGGCTGCCCAAAACATTCATTCTGCAAAAATTATCCTTGTGAGCTTATGGGGTCAAATCTAGTGAGGACTTATTGTAAGCAAGAGAATTTGCAGAAATCGTCACTGTGACAGGATGGCACATATCACCAAGAGTCAGTTTATACGTCTCCGCAATACAAGCCTATGAAACTACAATGATGAACTAACTGATTTGCTACTCTCAACATTTCACATGAAAatggtttataaaatttttgctCAAATTCTATTATTACTGAAAAATTTGACTATTTAGAGAACAGTCTTTGTgagttaattttttcaatatttaatccCTTTACTACATGTGCAGGTCCATAATATGTTCCAGGATAAGGGGTATGAACTGCAGGATCATTCGGCATTCAGTCCAAGGTTGTTGGAGTAATTAAAAGTCGAATATGACTCTTTAGTTTAACGTTAACGCGACATGCCCTGCAACATTTGTATCTTAGCATTGTCTCATGTGTTCAGTCCAGGAAACTTCTCATATTTTTGAAGGAGTTTTCAGCAAAGATCATcagaatctaaaaaaaattgttcattcaGATGAGGTTGGAAACtaaataatttgattgcaaAAATGGTGCTCAGTTGAGAAATATCACAACAATTTTCTATGCGTTATTTGTATAAGGCATTAGAAAGGCAACTGTTACAAATATCGTTTATCACAAATGAAATTGAGGAAAAACCTGGCTAATTTCCTGCAAACATATTACAGTTTTAGGGGTCATTGATCGTCCACAAATATATAACGTCGCCTTGGCACACTGGGCGTTTCACAAGTTCCTATTCATTCTAACTCCCCAGAACTCCCCCAAAGAGAACCTGGGAAGTACACTTCTCACAGTACAGTACACATATCCAAAATACGAATCCAGAAAATATGAATCATGCAGACAAAATGTGTCATTGTTTCATCTGAAATGACTCCAATAATTATTCCAGCACATCAAAGACTTTTGGTTTAGTATGATTTGAGAAAATACTAATTTGGGAAGGCTGAAAAAATGCTTATGGCCGTGGCATTTCACCTACCGTTATCACTTTCATGTTGTAGTGGTTCATTCAATTGTGGTTCTCTTGCTTGGTTTCCACCAACTGCACCAGGTTGTATTTGTTCATTTTGCCCCTTAGAATAAATATTCCTTATTTACTATATGACATAGACTACTATCATTATTGACAGTGTTATAAAGTGCAGAATAATATCATTTAACTTTAGGGTCAGAATATTCCATATGAAATAGTGGTCTCAATATCCCATAGTTTCTATGAGGGTTTTCTATCAGCATAAAATATAACTGTCTATCAACATTAAAATCCATGCTAAACATTCTCAAAGTCACTAAGTGTAACTTGTCAAGAAGTTTGATTTTTGCTACTTATATGATAAGCCACATATTTTCTCCAAACAAGGCGCTATTTAGAGGGATGCCAAGAGAGGATAAATTTGAATTGGCATTGAGTTTTTGTCAGGTTGACTTTCCCAACCtacttattaaataaaatacatacaataagaaatacaattaAAAGGAATAATAATCAAACCACACCATTTGCTGATTGTTATGATTTCCCGGTAGATTCACATTTCCGATATTTGCTCCAGCAAAGTTGACAGGTGGAGGTCCTCCTCCCTCtatgaatataataataaaaagatatTCAATGTAGAAAATACCACATTTATTAACGTTTTTTTCAGAGGGTAAAATAAGTCGAACACACAACACAAAAAGAAAAGACGGAATTTCACTCAATGCGAAACCTGAGCTTAGGCAATgcctaaaaattcatttttaattctgTCGCGGGCCTACTAAAACAAAGCCTGAACAAGACGATAACAAATTTTTGAGGGACCACTAGCTTAAGGAGCAGAGACATGACTACGACATTATGAATCACGAATATTGGCATACTGCAAATTATACAGGCCTCCTCCCGGTGTCACTTACCTAAAGGGGGTAATGGAAAATGAAAGTCTTGCAATTCATGCAAAacatcatttttcaaaactctGCAAACGATGAGTCTTTCAGGATATTCTTGCAAATTAGGAAGGAGatgaaatgttaatttatgtCTCTGGGATGTTAGAAATGTGTTGTCCCAATCAAAACGTCCGTGAggcatattgaattgtaaatCTTCTTGAACCCGATCAAATTGTAACTCGAGGCGAAGTCTGTCACCCGTTTTTAAAGCGATTGGATTGAACCAAATTGGAGCAAGACGTGCCCCTAGTTCTCTGTAATGGGATCTGATATTGGTTTCAGCAGTCTCACTTTTCtcgaaaaatgtgaaatgaaatTGGTTTCTGTCATATATATAGAGACAGTTGTCCACGATAACCTCTTGCTTACCAAGTAGCCATTTTAACCAATTCATGGCGACAGTAAATATACTAAACTTTCTGCATCGAAATTCTATGCTGTTATTCTCTGTGATTCGATCAGGTTTAATAATGTcccagtcagttttacttgagaaatgtaatatgtcaattttgtctTTCTTTAGACCGATGCACCATGACTTGATTTGCACAATCGCATCTTTGAGGAATTCAGAATCCGCGCTGATATCGAAAACTGGTGTGATACCAATGTATTCTTCTGGGCATATTGAATTGTCTATTCCAACCGACATCCAGACTTTTGTTTCTTTGTTGAAAGTTCCACTAGGAAATGTGACTTTGCATTCGTTCAGTATCATGTAGCCGCCGGCAACTTCAACATTTTCCgctaaaaaaatagattttttctataatgcaaaaaataatgaGGTGGTTCCAAAGTTATTTAAAGGACCCTTCCATTGACATTAGGAGTTCCATATTTATCCCAATCAATCGGAAAAGGGAAATAGATAAGACGTTTCAATAGCATGGCAAACACGGCCCTTGTtcgatcaccagtccatgtcggctATGAGAATAGTTAATCAGTAATTAGTTTTAGATGCATAAAGCCCATTAGGGAAAGAATGTCATTGGCTACAAAATGGGAGGATTGCtaattactgaaataaaatgcAAGAAGTAGCTGAGCAGGAAATGGGTACTTGGACATAAATCACAGCAGGCTCAGCTCTAATTGCACTGTCATTTGAACATTTGGCGCAAAGAAGGCAAATATAGAAAAGGCTTGCTAGCACTGGGAATgcgacataatatttgttaacatAAGTTATGAGAGCAATTCCCTGTGTATTGAGTTggaattttcaattgttttttccCAGGTCAATCAGGTATGGAACAACGTATCCACATTCAGGAATAGCAATATGATTTGGTTCCATAAATTTGGATTGCTTGTATGACCAGAGCacgatatattttcattaattacaGTCAAAGGAAGAGGATAATGTTTCGGAGCCACTAAAATAGTGGTTTCGGCATAAATTTTTCAGTACTCTCGAAGCATGACcatgatggcggacaccgtatcatagtatgtgtaccaggttaggattaggccataattcctggtacaaatactataggagtcacttggctagtcccagaactcaatatgtgtaccaggttaggattaggccataatttcaggtacaaatactgtgggagtcacttggctagtcccagaactcataaaagaaataaaaaaaggaaaattgtgatgaaaatatggcctaaccctaacctggtacacatacaacatTCTGGTGtatcttggttaacatacttcGGGGGTGCCATTATTTCACATAACAGCTTGACATAGTGCAGTAGAACATCAGTGAACAAATCTTGAactaccacaaatggtagaataAAAACACTGTGCCTTGGTCAACGGAtgtaaatcattttcatttcgaaaaaatgtcattttgaaACCACTGAATTTATGCCAATAATCCTTTTTCTCATTACAAATATACAGCATTGATATGTATGGCAATtcatatttaattgattttttgctattccaaatacttgcccaaaattttttttgagtccTAAGTAAAGTTGCTATGGCTGTTATTCGAGTTCGAATGAGTGAGTTATTCGAGTCCCCCCAACATTGCTACCAAGGCTCACAGATGACCGATTAATGTGTTGTAGAAACAACATTGTCAGACACAAATTGCAACTCtaagtttttaaaatgaaaatgctTGCTATTTGTTATAATAATGATGATGGgaggggggggagggggggcaTCATACTGATACACTCACTATTTATTAGAACAACAAAGAAGTTGAATTATGAGGTTGCTACTTCACCTAATAATTAATGGCCATAACTTACATTTGATAACATTCTTTGACTGTGTTTTTATGCCAGAGTTTCCCAATTCATCTCTGGCCCAGacttggaaacgatattttttacCAAGTGTAGGTGACTTCATTCTATACAGAGGAACCTCTGTAGTGTGAGTCTCTCCAAGTTCCGCATCatcacagaagatttctatgttgtatagaacgtttctgtcagatacttcattccaagtcaagagaatgtcggatccacttctttgagacgaaacattttcaatttgcggcaaagctataaataaatatttcgacttagcatacttcaataaaaaacagtttcaaTATAAGCTgtgaacttaaaattatttctgGGCAATTCatgcaaaattcaaaaacaaaatcgaatataaaatagtagTGAGTAGCAATTCAGATATTTCAGAATCAATAAAGCAGGCTTACAATAAAACAACTGTGAGtgactttttcaagcaaaaGCCAAATACAAAGATTCATGTGCAACTAATAGGAAATCCAAGACTCAGTTAGCAATATATGCTAAAAGCAGGATAAAACGTTTTCATTGGAATTGGAGCTGAAGTgatattttcaaactcaaagTCAGGAGTAGAAGTTGAAATGTTAAATTATCTGGGTAATACGGTAATTTTAGACTTTCCTGAATTTTTTACTGAAACTCAAAAACATGAAGTGGACCAAGCGTTCCTAATGGAGGCTATTGAAAAGGCATGCCCACGGcaattaattataatcaaaaCTTGATTTCCTTGTAGTTTGGAGCTGGAGTTGATATCTTCTCCAACCTGGAGTGGGTTATATTTGTCCAGTTTGGCAGTTGATTTGCCAAACCTTACTATTTGTGCGAAAATTTGGTTGAGGACAGATTCAATTatttcaggggtgtgcaacaggagGCTCGCGGGCCATAAACTGTTCCATCAAGCTattcagtgtggcccttgtcagcaTTCAAATCCCCCTCCCCAAGAATAAAATCCTGACTGTTTATGTTGAAAGTTCTGACAAAGCTGATCTTAACAAACTATGCGAGAACTTGAAGTTTCCAATGTCCCACTAAACTGTTACATAAATGGGATTCTTTATTGtgggaatttttcaatttttaatgtttatggaaaaactaaattttttgtctggcctagctagatgtctgaagttggttatatgaccCACCGGCAAAATatgttgcacaccccctgtattattccaacatctcAATGATTCAGCACTTTCTCATATTTACAAGCATTTAACTCAGCCCAACGCCATCTGATTCTAATAAGACAACTGACTTACTATGCTGAGTTAGCTTTGCAAGTTGTTCAGTTACTTCTTTATCTGATTGTTCTGCTTCTTCTTCAGACAGTGGGAGTTCACTTCTGAAGATAAAATGAGAGAATGCGAATGTATTAATTTTGATCCATTGGTTAAAATAACAGCCCCTATTACTCGATTTCAAAACCCTTCTCCCCTCACCCACAGCGTTAAAGATTGTGCACCAGGTAAGCTGGTGGGCGTGGGCTTTGAATCAAAGATTTCTAACCTGTGATAGATAATAAGTTCGACACTTTGACCACTGGGCCAGatgcgaaaattaacagaattgtgttaaacatagctgatatataattgaattttttacatattgtatttattataaatgttttattatttctcattttaaatgatgtgtatatgaagATATATCCTTATCAACAAGCAAAACTGAACAATTTGTCAACTTGACTGCAGATTTTAAAGACTCAtatgaattttgtttgaaatggcCACAAGTGCAACCTCCTATCTTTGCAAAGCTGGGTTTTCAGCAGTGGtgtcaatcaaaacaaaatactagTTACGTTTGGACATAGAGAGAGAAATGCATGTGCATAACAAGTATAACATCTCGCCTTGAAAAGATGTGTTCAGAGCAACTGCCGCACACCTCTCATTAGATAAATAAGTGTGAATGTTTTTTAATGGCATTCCCTTTTCTTGAGGCGCACATATTGACaactttaaaaagcataaaatgcacgatcacaaaattcagttttatccaAAGGCAGCAAGTTCCATGTACGTGTACGGcgattttttccctgataatttagcGCCGTATGAACATaatgtttgggaaccactgcactaggcCATCACTGTTCTTGACAATTGAAATATAGGTGAACATTATATATCATACAAGGTACTGTTATATCTAACCTGGGGCTTCCTACTTCTTGTAAAGTCTCCACATTTTCTCCAGTATTTTCAAAACTGTCTTCATATGGTGATTCTGagaaagaataataaaaaattatcaaaaaatgatGATACTTCTTAAGACTCTGTTTTGAGCTATTTAACATCGTTTATCAGAAATTAGGATAGAATTTCCTATTTTACCCGGAAAAGAAAGATAAATCAATATTGCGGCTTATAcagtgaaccatggcctctcatccggttaccaatgcatgtcgggtatgggattagttagttatttatttgtttcagatgcatggacttgatggtggaggtaGCTCAATCAACCAGTGGGTAAATGAACCGCTGTTTGACGACATGGAATTCAGCAAACCTCTCGCACTTAATTATCCCCGGGATCCGAAACTGTGAACTGAGCAAGATAATCAGATCGGTATGCCAAACATCCATCCATAACAATGCTCTGCAACCAAATGTAACAACTtggaaaaaatttatatttttccatggaattaattttgaataaccCAGATTTATATTTAATCGTATCACACTGAAAACTTGttcaatatttccatattttatattaaacaataaaaatacaaaatctgtTTAAAGAATCACAATAGGCTATATAACAGGCTGCAAGATGCTGTTGAAGGATATGCCAGATTCAGCAGCAATGAAAGTAgatttatttaacattaaatccccaaaaaaatgaaaaatacttgatgaccataactaaaatacttgatgaccatTACGTACTCATCATACCATAGCATCactcaatttaaaaaacatatttataacTTACCAAATTCAGCTTTTGAAGTTGTGGTTGGAAGTTGTTTAGAAAAAACATTAGTTGTAGCATCTGCTGACTTGCTTTGACTTTTGAGTATTTTGAATAGACCCAACTGAACTTCTAGTACCTGTTATGAATTAAGTTTTTATACAAGATTAGCACTGAGCATGcagaacaatatttaaacagaCAATGGTATCTAATGATTCCAGTGCTAAAATTCGATGCATTTTCCTATAAAACTATACTATATAAAAGTGCTGCTTATTTTAGCAGGAATTCttccatttattgaaaaacttttaaaatttgcaTACTTTGTCTTATCTTTGATAAATCACTAAACTGACAGTCTACAATTGGTACCggtaattcattaaaataagaaatattgtgaaaaattagtaaattcatttcaaatttagactTTTGCTTGGCGAAAcagaaacacaaatgaattttgatacaaaaccttgatattgtaaaatttttgttattggtttcatttgataaaaaaaaaattaggcatCTATGCAGTAGAGCaagatgaatgataaattttgggaactaaaaaaatgtacaatgaaattgttctttttatcaaaacacaaataaacataattaaaatatagcaaatattgaatatatgcAACACAATCACATTGACTGCGATGCCATTATATTTTAATCACTCCTTTAAAGGATTGAAATGACGCCAACAAAAATAACATACACTTTGGTGTATTTCAAACCTCAGatccaatttcattcaattgattctgcaatatttctttatcttcatctgCTATTTTCCATCCATGCAACCACAACATATTTGTAACATTAGGAAGCAGATTTGCAACTGCAACAATTTCTTCATGGTTTGCAGTTCGATCTTCATTCAGATTCAACCAATCAATCtgttgaaatatacaaatacaaagaacaatcagacatggataaaatatataacagtcatattcatcatagttttgccaaacccatattattcatattacacagaaatgcattgtaacattaaatacagcctggtgctagaagttgggagttttcatcaagggagaaacaatagttatcaaaattcaatgttttcgtTGTGTAGCATTTTTTGTGGTGAAACCAATTGTATTTCACAAATCGCTAACATTTGTAATCATTAAACCAAATTGTAAAATCAGTGTTAACTCAGTGCAACagagtcaaaattgaaattttaaaaacagacaaGCTCTTGTGACATTAAATACCTAGCCAGGTGCCAGAAGTCAAAGGTTGTTTTGGAAGGTAATTTATTGATTCTGTACTAAAGACTAAAAGTTAATATTGTCACAAGATTTGTTGTGAAAAGGTATGCTTAATTTATGCTTACAGGCCTAATTGGTCTGTCTCATTTgaatttactaaaatacaaCGGACATTCCAACATTTATGATATCAGAATTACTCCTTCCATTGtaaatgtcaaaagatttatagcgtTAATAGTGCTTCAATCAGTGTGACGTACATATACagcttagaataaaatagaatggGAATCGCATGTCAGTGAGGAGAACGTTTAAGTACGGTCTAGTAAATCCAGAAGCGCTAGTCAATGAAAAAATAGAGACTACAAGCACCATTAAGCGTGGTAACCATGACAACTGCTCACCCGGGGCACTGGCAGCTGATTAGATTAGGTACTGGTTTGAGTTTTCAAGGAtgcataagataggatttgcgaAGTGTAGGCgtgtataaaatgttaactaATTAATTTACCCATTTGATAAGAAGGGATTATGAAACATGAACCTCGTACTGTGATTGTGCTTGAGTAAAAGATGAGCACCATAactctgtgtgaaattattaagattaatgattctaatcagtgaattgaatattcaacgaaatgcgggtaataataaatactataatatgaaacagatattcaggggttccgcaacaagcagtcaatgaaatgtttaacaacaatTGGGAATAGTGTAGAGATGTAACCATTCATGTTAAAGGTAGTTGTAATGCACAAAATGTAACATTTATTACCAACTTAACATAAAAGCACTAACTAACTGATTTGAGATCAAGGTTtattgtacatctatggcctggaaattattgttttgaatgtcaTACTGCACCCAATATTATATATGGGTGATATCCTCAGAACAgaagaattggttattatgtttttcaaacaaatctttGAATAAACAAGTAGGCCTGAAAACTAGTCTCAAAAATGATAAACTTAGaattgtagaggtttttcataaattccaccatgcaatccaattttgggttatgaaagtgtcaaactataacatattaaaaaatcaaaatttcctccaacccttgttaaaacgttaatcatgtcattattattgtgttatacctctgtgtttcccaaggatgattttaaagcttgtagttgatctgatgacaggttacagTAGTCAAGGCCCAACttttcaacacaggattgattggaaaatatttgtccaactgatgataaaccttcgactcccatgtttgtgtttccacTCAGCCACAACTCCTTGATCTAAAAAgaaacaagaataatttataaaccatgaaatctataaatggttctttactgagtgagaaaatatgaacttctcaaactgaaagtagttttcgatacaaaatataccattattatttcatagaaaataccgttgaattcaaaaacaaaatctgaactacaaaactagacatatcagaattaaaatctgtaaattcggaatagctgaatcccatgttaacaactgcatGAGATGAaagattgagcaattatgaaatccttaaaactcatagaacagaacaaaaatattgttatatcaaaacagtcacattataagataaaaaatttctaaaaagttcagcatttgtgaaaatttctcgtagtttttgcagggaagtgcacttgtagtaaacaaagaaaaattgtaagctcatactatagcttaaaatgcaaaaaatttaaaaatcaagttttgttttttcactttaatacaaaaatcaccattgggtgaaatagcgatcgggtcgttgctgcaagtcatgtcaattggacaaaaactcagctaattctgtgaagtttcattaaaaatatttctaaaaacgttttagttcctgatcaagcatattcattgtgtacagcggttTTTTATTCGGAtatttgggtggctccgtctggtaaacatctaattatttttgcacgtttaaaaatttctataaatggtaCTTTACTGAGTAGGAAATAAAAACAAGCCGGGAGTCACCCAGGATCTCagctgatagttggggcccgcacctagctacttattgccatccatagaaacttgaggatctttaaAGGTGGCGCaattaactaagtgagcgggttggttaaaaagtccaattcattttgagccctgcacgttttgtagacatactcacgtgactgatatgcggagactaaaaattggaaagaatcatgttcattaaaatccctaaggcttctccagtttatggagtatcgagaccaaagacgacttattggaaagcgtatttttctgtgcagaaggtagcgttcttgaaatttcaaattagtcAACAATTGAACGGCAATAAGTTgggaaaaaatggaaatttctcaacgattggcgcgttattcgtcgttgtcatggaaacgaaacctccattcggactttctataaaacgcacaatactagggtgacctgataacccacgtgagaaatttcatcccgattggtccagacagatacacagacagaacgactgataataaaagggtctcctagagcggagatccattatgaacatttacaaactggaagtggtttttcgtggaatttctaggttttgattcacgatattctagtaatattctagaccagggtgattcaaacccaggcccgcgggccagatggtaatcaaaaatcgcatttggtgttgtttcgtcatagaactaaccagaaaaatctttcggcatattgttatatcaccaatgtcactgaattgaacagtgttcttgggcgactagcaaagttgaatgatgtgcttggcagtctaaattgttatctggatttctatcttcttggtcacgaatatatgctaacaattttggtatcatagaaaactaaaaatcgaattagcttggttggctatgtctgataactaatattaatgtcatggccttacaatataattcatgccgggtgttttttgcggcccgcctgaacagtattacaaaaaatgctgcctatatgtcagaacatttagtagttaccctcctgtacctcacatttggtaatcaatcaatctgcagttatttatttgtacgttacaaacatatttttaactgaatgtgttgggggggggggggaagggACCGGGGGGttccacaatgcttgcttgat
This is a stretch of genomic DNA from Styela clava chromosome 2, kaStyClav1.hap1.2, whole genome shotgun sequence. It encodes these proteins:
- the LOC120334452 gene encoding uncharacterized protein LOC120334452, coding for MILNECKVTFPSGTFNKETKVWMSVGIDNSICPEEYIGITPVFDISADSEFLKDAIVQIKSWCIGLKKDKIDILHFSSKTDWDIIKPDRITENNSIEFRCRKFSIFTVAMNWLKWLLGKQEVIVDNCLYIYDRNQFHFTFFEKSETAETNIRSHYRELGARLAPIWFNPIALKTGDRLRLELQFDRVQEDLQFNMPHGRFDWDNTFLTSQRHKLTFHLLPNLQEYPERLIVCRVLKNDVLHELQDFHFPLPPLEGGGPPPVNFAGANIGNVNLPGNHNNQQMGQNEQIQPGAVGGNQAREPQLNEPLQHESDNDSDDLC